From a region of the Zingiber officinale cultivar Zhangliang chromosome 4B, Zo_v1.1, whole genome shotgun sequence genome:
- the LOC121974994 gene encoding probable protein phosphatase 2C 27 gives MTKMAAITDLTPLSITNSRRSSEKNGGPSPEAEIREVPEGSRSMKAARPPRSSIRHSVSAAQLDVASESELNIGSLGFMSLSNRSSESSPRLRSGSCTAIGGKQSMEDEHICIDNIEEHIGESADISLPGSFYGVFDGHGGKDAAFFVRTNILKFIIEDDNFPRCIAEAIKSAFVRADYAFSDASSLDITSGTTALAALIFGRTVFIANVGDCRAVLGRRGRAVDLSRDHKPSCSTERLRIEKLGGYVDDGYLNGQLSVARALGDWHMKGSKGSLCPLSAEPELQETVLTDEDEFLIMGCDGLWDVMTSQCAVTLARKELMAHNDPTLCSQGLVQEALKRNSGDNLTVLVICFSPDPPPLIHIPRPTVRRSISVEGLNFLKGFLESNC, from the exons ATGACGAAGATGGCAGCAATCACTGATTTGACTCCTTTGAGCATTACGAACAGTCGGCGCAGTAGCGAGAAGAATGGCGGACCCTCCCCTGAGGCTGAGATCCGCGAAGTACCGGAAGGATCGAGATCGATGAAAGCCGCGAGGCCGCCTCGCTCTTCGATTCGGCATAGTGTAAGCGCCGCACAGTTGGACGTCGCTTCTGAATCT GAACTGAATATCGGTAGTTTAGGCTTCATGTCTCTTTCAAATCGGAGTTCGGAGTCCTCTCCACGGCTCCGTTCTGGAAGCTGCACAGCGATTGGCGGGAAGCAGAGCATGGAAGATGAGCACATCTGCATCGACAACATTGAAGAGCATATTGGAGAATCTGCAGATATCTCATTACCAGGATCTTTCTATGGG GTTTTTGACGGTCATGGTGGAAAAGATGCAGCCTTTTTTGTTCGAACAAACATCCTGAAGTTTATAATTGAAGATGATAATTTCCCAAGATGTATTGCCGAGGCAATCAAGAGTGCTTTTGTGAGAGCTGATTACGCCTTTTCGGATGCCTCTTCTCTTGACATCACCTCAGGCACCACAGCACTTGCCGCCCTTATTTTTGGAAG GACTGTGTTTATTGCCAATGTTGGCGATTGTCGAGCAGTGCTAGGTAGGCGTGGCCGAGCAGTGGACCTGTCCAGGGATCACAAACCCAGTTGTAGCACGGAAAGGCTTAGAATTGAGAAGCTGGGAGGTTATGTTGATGATGGATATCTAAATGGGCAGCTCTCAGTCGCACGGGCACTTGGTGACTGGCACATGAAGGGATCTAAGGGCTCTTTGTGTCCCTTGAGTGCAGAGCCTGAGCTACAGGAGACAGTCCTTACTGACGAAGACGAGTTCCTAATTATGGGCTGTGATGGACTTTGGGACGTAATGACCAGCCAATGTGCTGTGACATTGGCCAGGAAAGAGCTCATGGCACATAATGACCCGACGCTGTGTTCTCAAGGGTTAGTTCAGGAGGCGCTCAAGAGGAACTCTGGCGACAATCTAACGGTGCTTGTTATATGTTTTTCACCAGACCCGCCGCCTCTAATTCACATCCCGAGACCTACAGTTCGGAGAAGTATATCAGTGGAAGGCTTAAACTTCCTCAAAGGATTCCTGGAAAGTAATTGCTGA